Proteins from a genomic interval of Salvelinus alpinus chromosome 7, SLU_Salpinus.1, whole genome shotgun sequence:
- the LOC139580545 gene encoding forkhead box protein N2-like isoform X2 has product MGPIIGMSPDKKAETPGMQEERAGLRGLCGGAGTLPEAECGAASPLATSLDRGSGGSEDEELTNLNWLHENLLQNFTLGGPGGAQPSASPLFDIEGDPGAPQNPSSSSSYSSSQRDSLKSKPPFSFSLLIYMAIEQSPSKRLPVKDIYGWILQHFPYFSSAPTGWKNSVRHNLSLNKCFRKVERSLGKVNGKGSLWCVDPEYRPNLIQALKKQHFPAAHTFCTPPASPPSASSPPRHHFLQDCSLKESDIDAATAMMLLNSAPGHHHANPCDPDSPLDLSRPDLVLVSSDPKQDHNYSSMALQRCSSRSSSSSLSSLDEGGPGHARPRPRRAGSEGFHSDEEDSDLGDRDERGSHSHPAPRRPSPSSSSVKCPAGKRARREVTAKPELDEELKEAAGSLLHLAGIRTSMELNKRSAKSKKLNRK; this is encoded by the exons ATGGGTCCAATCATCGGGATGTCGCCGGATAAGAAAGCTGAAACGCCGGGGATGCAGGAGGAGAGGGCGGGGCTTAGGGGCTTATGCGGGGGGGCGGGGACTCTCCCGGAGGCGGAGTGCGGCGCAGCCAGCCCATTGGCCACCAGCCTGGACCGGGGATCCGGTGGCTCCGAGGATGAGGAGCTCACCAACCTCAACTGGCTCcatgagaacctgctccagaactTTACCCTAGGGGGGCCCGGTGGGGCCCAACCCAGCGCCAGCCCCCTCTTTGACATCGAGGGTGACCCCGGGGCCCCTCAGAACCCATCGTCTTCATCCTCTTACTCCTCGTCGCAGAGGGACTCTTTGAAGTCCAAGCCTCCCTTCTCAttctctctgttgatctacatggCCATAGAGCAGAGCCCCAGTAAGAGGCTGCCGGTGAAGGACATCTATGGTTGGATCCTACAGCACTTCCCCTACTTCTCCTCCGCCCCCACCGGCTGGAAGAACAGCGTCAGACACAACCTGTCACTCAACAAGTGCTTCCGCAAGGTGGAGAGGAGCCTGGGAAAG GTGAATGGTAAGGGTTCTCTGTGGTGTGTGGACCCAGAGTACAGACCCAACCTGATCCAGGCCCTGAAGAAGCAGCACTTCCCTGCAGCACATACCTTCTGCACACCGCCCGCCTCCCCACCCAGTGCCTCCTCACCACCCAGACACCACTTCCTGCAGGACTGCTCCCTCAAAG agtcTGACATAGATGCTGCCACTGCCATGATGCTCTTAAACTCTGCCCCTGGTCATCACCACGCCAACCCAT gtGATCCAGACAGTCCCCTGGACCTGTCCCGGCCAGACTTGGTCCTGGTGAGCAGCGATCCTAAGCAGGACCACAACTACAGTAGCATGGCCCTGCAGCGCTGCTCCtcccgctcctcctcctcctccctctcctccctggaTGAAGGAGGCCCAGGCCACGCCAGGCCCCGCCCACGCCGTGCCGGCAGCGAGGGTTTCCATAGCGACGAGGAGGACTCCGACCTCGGGGACCGGGACGAGAGGGGCAGCCACTCCCATCCTGCTCCTCGCcgcccctccccctcttcctcctcggtGAAGTGCCCGGCGGGTAAGAGGGCACGTAGGGAGGTGACAGCCAAGCCGGAGCTGGATGAGGAGCTGAAGGAGGCGGCTGGGTCTCTGCTTCACCTGGCTGGGATCCGTACCTCCATGGAGCTCAACAAACGCAGTGCCAAGAGCAAAAAACTGAACAGGAAATGA
- the LOC139580545 gene encoding forkhead box protein N2-like isoform X1 produces MGPIIGMSPDKKAETPGMQEERAGLRGLCGGAGTLPEAECGAASPLATSLDRGSGGSEDEELTNLNWLHENLLQNFTLGGPGGAQPSASPLFDIEGDPGAPQNPSSSSSYSSSQRDSLKSKPPFSFSLLIYMAIEQSPSKRLPVKDIYGWILQHFPYFSSAPTGWKNSVRHNLSLNKCFRKVERSLGKVNGKGSLWCVDPEYRPNLIQALKKQHFPAAHTFCTPPASPPSASSPPRHHFLQDCSLKGDPDSPLDLSRPDLVLVSSDPKQDHNYSSMALQRCSSRSSSSSLSSLDEGGPGHARPRPRRAGSEGFHSDEEDSDLGDRDERGSHSHPAPRRPSPSSSSVKCPAGKRARREVTAKPELDEELKEAAGSLLHLAGIRTSMELNKRSAKSKKLNRK; encoded by the exons ATGGGTCCAATCATCGGGATGTCGCCGGATAAGAAAGCTGAAACGCCGGGGATGCAGGAGGAGAGGGCGGGGCTTAGGGGCTTATGCGGGGGGGCGGGGACTCTCCCGGAGGCGGAGTGCGGCGCAGCCAGCCCATTGGCCACCAGCCTGGACCGGGGATCCGGTGGCTCCGAGGATGAGGAGCTCACCAACCTCAACTGGCTCcatgagaacctgctccagaactTTACCCTAGGGGGGCCCGGTGGGGCCCAACCCAGCGCCAGCCCCCTCTTTGACATCGAGGGTGACCCCGGGGCCCCTCAGAACCCATCGTCTTCATCCTCTTACTCCTCGTCGCAGAGGGACTCTTTGAAGTCCAAGCCTCCCTTCTCAttctctctgttgatctacatggCCATAGAGCAGAGCCCCAGTAAGAGGCTGCCGGTGAAGGACATCTATGGTTGGATCCTACAGCACTTCCCCTACTTCTCCTCCGCCCCCACCGGCTGGAAGAACAGCGTCAGACACAACCTGTCACTCAACAAGTGCTTCCGCAAGGTGGAGAGGAGCCTGGGAAAG GTGAATGGTAAGGGTTCTCTGTGGTGTGTGGACCCAGAGTACAGACCCAACCTGATCCAGGCCCTGAAGAAGCAGCACTTCCCTGCAGCACATACCTTCTGCACACCGCCCGCCTCCCCACCCAGTGCCTCCTCACCACCCAGACACCACTTCCTGCAGGACTGCTCCCTCAAAG gtGATCCAGACAGTCCCCTGGACCTGTCCCGGCCAGACTTGGTCCTGGTGAGCAGCGATCCTAAGCAGGACCACAACTACAGTAGCATGGCCCTGCAGCGCTGCTCCtcccgctcctcctcctcctccctctcctccctggaTGAAGGAGGCCCAGGCCACGCCAGGCCCCGCCCACGCCGTGCCGGCAGCGAGGGTTTCCATAGCGACGAGGAGGACTCCGACCTCGGGGACCGGGACGAGAGGGGCAGCCACTCCCATCCTGCTCCTCGCcgcccctccccctcttcctcctcggtGAAGTGCCCGGCGGGTAAGAGGGCACGTAGGGAGGTGACAGCCAAGCCGGAGCTGGATGAGGAGCTGAAGGAGGCGGCTGGGTCTCTGCTTCACCTGGCTGGGATCCGTACCTCCATGGAGCTCAACAAACGCAGTGCCAAGAGCAAAAAACTGAACAGGAAATGA